From Mustela erminea isolate mMusErm1 chromosome 1, mMusErm1.Pri, whole genome shotgun sequence, a single genomic window includes:
- the BAP1 gene encoding ubiquitin carboxyl-terminal hydrolase BAP1 has product MNKGWLELESDPGLFTLLVEDFGVKGVQVEEIYDLQSKCQGPVYGFIFLFKWIEERRSRRKVSTLVDDTSVIDDDIVNNMFFAHQLIPNSCATHALLSVLLNCSNVDLGPTLSRMKDFTKGFSPESKGYAIGNAPELAKAHNSHARPEPRHLPEKQNGLSAVRTMEAFHFVSYVPITGRLFELDGLKVYPIDHGPWGEDEEWTDKARRVIMERIGLATAGEPYHDIRFNLMAVVPDRRIKYEARLHVLKVNRQTVLEALQQLIRVTQPELIQTHKSQEPQLPEESKPASSKSPLALEAGRAAAASEGTHTDGVEEVAGSCPQAPTHSPPSKPKLVVKPPGSSLNGVPPNPTPIVQRLPAFLDNHNYAKSPMQEEEDLAAGVGRSRVPVRPPQQYSDDEDDYEDDEDDDVQNASPAIRYKRKGPGKPGPLSGSGDGQLSVLQPNTINVLAEKLKESQKDLSIPLSIKTNSGAASPAVAVPTHSQPSPTPSNESTDTASEIGSAFNSPLRSPIRSANPTRPSSPVTSHISKVLFGEDDSLLRVDCIRYNRAVRDLGPVISTGLLHLAEDGVLSPLALTEGGKGSSPGSRPSPGSQGSSSPEEKEVAEAADSREKPGLARPGEPLSGEKYSPKELLALLKCVEAEIANYEACLKEEVEKRKKFKIDDQRRTHNYDEFICTFISMLAQEGMLANLVEQNISVRRRQGVSIGRLHKQRKPDRRKRSRPYKAKRQ; this is encoded by the exons ATGAATAAGGGCTGGCTGGAGCTGGAGAGCGACCCTG GCCTCTTCACCCTCCTGGTGGAAGACTTCG GTGTCAAAGGGGTGCAGGTGGAGGAGATCTATGACCTTCAGAGCAAATGTCAGGG CCCAGTGTATGGATTCATCTTCCTGTTCAAATGGATCGAAGAACGCCGATCCCGTCGCAAGGTGTCTACCTTGGTGGATGATACGTCTGTGATTGATGATGATATTGTGAACAACATGTTCTTTGCCCATCAG TTGATCCCCAACTCTTGTGCCACTCATGCCCTGCTGAGCGTGCTCCTGAACTGCAGCAACGTGGACCTGGGGCCCACCCTGAGTCGCATGAAGGACTTCACCAAAGGCTTCAGCCCTGAG aGCAAAGGATATGCAATTGGCAATGCCCCAGAGTTGGCCAAGGCACATAATAGCCATGCCAG GCCTGAGCCACGCCACCTCCCTGAGAAGCAAAATGGCCTTAGTGCTGTGCGGACGATGGAGGCGTTCCACTTTGTCAGCTATGTGCCTATCACAGGCCGGCTTTTCGAGCTGGATGGGCTGAAGGTCTACCCCATTGATCATG GGCCCTGGGGGGAGGATGAAGAGTGGACCGACAAGGCCCGACGGGTCATCATGGAGCGAATCGGCCTCGCCACCGCAGG GGAACCCTACCATGACATCCGCTTCAACCTGATGGCGGTGGTGCCCGACCGCAGGATCAAGTATGAGGCCAGGCTGCATGTGCTGAAGGTGAACCGTCAGACAGTACTGGAGGCCCTGCAGCAG CTGATTAGGGTAACACAGCCAGAGCTGATTCAGACCCACAAGTCTCAAGAGCCACAACTGCCTGAGGAGTCCAAACCAGCCAGCAGCAAGTCCCCCCTGGCgctggaggcaggcagggccGCAGCAGCCTCCGAGGGCACTCACACAG ATGGTGTGGAGGAGGTGGCTGGTTCGTGCCCCCAAGCCCCAACCCACAGCCCTCCCAGCAAACCCAAGCTGGTGGTGAAGCCTCCCGGGAGCAGCCTCAACGGGGTTCCTCCCAATCCCACTCCCATTGTTCAGCGGCTGCCAGCCTTTCTGGACAATCACAACTATGCCAAGTCCCCCATGCAG GAGGAGGAAGACCTGGCAGCAGGCGTGGGCCGCAGCCGAGTTCCAGTCCGCCCTCCGCAGCAGTACTCGGATGATGAGGACGACTATGAGGATGATGAGGACGATGACGTGCAGAACGCCAGCCCTGCCATCAG GTATAAGCGAAAGGGGCCAGGCAAGCCAGGGCCACTGAGTGGCTCTGGGGATGGGCAGCTGTCGGTGCTGCAGCCCAATACCATCAACGTCTTGGCCGAGAAGCTCAAAGAGTCCCAGAAAGACCTCTCGATTCCTCTGTCCATCAAGACAAACAGTGGGGCGGCCAGCCCGGCTGTGGCGGTCCCCACGCACTCGCAGccctcacccacccccagcaATGAGAGCACGGACACAGCCTCTGAGATTGGCAGTGCTTTCAACTCGCCGCTGCGGTCGCCCATTCGCTCAGCCAACCCAACGCGGCCCTCCAGCCCTGTCACCTCCCACATCTCCAAGGTGCTTTTCGGAGAGGACGACAGTCTGCTGCGTGTTGACTGTATCCGCTACAATCGCGCTGTACGTGACCTGGGTCCTGTCATCAGCACCGGCCTGCTGCACCTCGCTGAGGACGGGGTGCTGAGTCCCCTAGCACTGACAG AGGGTGGGAAGGGTTCCTCGCCCGGCAGCAGGCCGAGCCCAGGCAGCCAGGGCTCCAGCAGCCCCGAAGAGAAGGAGGTCGCGGAAGCTGCAGACAGCAGAGAGAAGCCTGGGTTGGCCAGGCCTGGCGAGCCCTTGAGTGGGGAGAAGTACTCACCCAAG GAGCTGCTGGCACTGCTGAAGTGTGTGGAGGCAGAGATTGCAAACTATGAAGCCTGCCTCAAGGAAgaggtggagaagaggaagaagttcAAG ATTGACGACCAGAGAAGGACCCACAACTATGATGAGTTCATCTGTACCTTCATCTCCATGCTGGCCCAGGAAG GCATGCTGGCCAACCTGGTGGAGCAGAACATCTCGGTGCGGCGACGCCAAGGGGTCAGCATCGGCCGGCTCCATAAGCAGCGGAAGCCGGACCGGCGGAAACGCTCGCGCCCTTACAAGGCCAAGCGCCAGTGA